The following DNA comes from Hippoglossus hippoglossus isolate fHipHip1 chromosome 12, fHipHip1.pri, whole genome shotgun sequence.
tttattcatcatttgtttgtgtttgacagggGAATGTTTGAGCTCTGTTTGTGAAAAGCATGAAAGATGAGTGGATGTTTCACATGCATTTTGTGTGTTGGTcccacacatgcagagacactATGCCTGAGCCTCACCCTTCACGATAGAGAGAATAACAGCGATCACCTTCACATCAGTTGTATTGGAAAACAGATAAATCAGTCATGTGCTCTGGAAACATAGCCAGAAAGTTCAGACATTCCCACTCCTGCCCTTGTCAGTGTTGTCATACCTAAAGCTTTGATAGCCATAGTCAGGAGGTCCACACAGTTAAAATCTATGTATGTCACCACGTGTAAGACTCACGTGGGTCCTCGCCTTGCTCTGAATTGGAGCCCTCTGTTTTCGCCCGAGGCCTCCCGCCCCGGCATTATTCCGTTTTATTGGATAAGTCCCTTGGCTCCCATCTCAAAGACAGACAGCTGTGGGAGCTGAAGGAAACAAGTGCCTGAGAGGAAAACTTCAGATGGACAGAAATGGCATCTAATTATAGCCGAGAGAGTTCAATGATAATAGCATGCATCCGTGGCGTGTTAGGGGGTGGTGGGGTGAGAGGACGCCACAGCTGATGTCTGAAACTTGACCCAcccttgctctctctccctctttttgtACACACCACTTGAACACACCCATTCCCACCGCATCTCCTTTAAAAACCAACGGCCAGGACGCTGACAGGTCCACAGGCCTGGGAGACTGCTTTTGATAGGCTTAGGTGCGCAAGATAGAGCTGGAGCTCCTCTCTATAATAGTGGCACTGTAGGGTTCATTTGCATGCAAGACATATGGACTCTGGGATTGGATATAGAAACATTGTTTTTCCTAAACATCCACTTTGTGGCTCTAAAGAAAGGtatgtgacaaataaaacaatttaaataaaggtCTGAAAATGTATGATGTTGTAACCCTCTGCAGAATCTATTATAGTACAATtctattacatttttatcataATACAGTCTCAGTGAAGTTTGACAGACCTATATTCTAACgtatgaaattatttttaagaaaatgtcaATGAAATATACAATCGTCTAACATTTGTATCATTGTTGACTCATTTTGATGTTCAGCCCTCAGGAGATGGACTGTATGAAGTGACACATGAAAGCAGTATCTCCCAATCGCATTCGCTGGTCGAGCAGTACGCTGAAAGGATCTGTGGGCCATCCAAGGTCAATAGAGGAGGAGCAGGCTCTAACTTCCTCACCACACGATCTCTGACCAACTTACATGTGCCAGGTGTGGACAGACAACCTGGCctgcatgttcacacacacgtgTCGCCTGACATTTCACCAGACCTCGACAGAACATGTCAGGTGGCGCAACAGGGGGGGAGTCCCAAGTTTATTATACCCTTAGCTCCCCTCAGTAGCAGCTCCTCCCTCGTATGTCGGAAAGGCAGTGGTTTGGAAGGAGATCAAATTTGTGCCCAAAGTTTTCTCGATGACAACAGAGACCTGAGTTGTGATCACGTCCAACCCTACGTTGTCTGGCAAACCTTACATGGGATTACTGGCAAACTGTCCTCTGATGGTTATGAGGAGCGGATTCATAAACAAGAGCATACAATAAACTTCGCTGAGAAGTCTTCACCAGAGGGACAACTGGACTTACAACCCTGCAACACTTCTGAGTTTTTTTTCACTGAGAGAAAGACAATAATTGAGGAGATTGATGACCTCAGTAGAGAACTCTCAAACTTGGCTGTTGTACCTGCAGATCATTTCGTCATCTCGGAGAAAAACTGTGTCGCAGTCATCACTTTGGACTTCAATGACCCATTTGTTTCAAGGCCTATAAAGACTGTCGCCACAGCCGTACCATCTGAGAAGCCTGAGCTGAATCAGAAAACAGCTGAGAAGATGCCTCACAAATCTCAAAAGCACACCTCAGAGGGCAAAACACGCTCCAAAAAGGACAAATCAGCAGGTCACCATCATGGTGCACAGGCATCCAACAAGCAGGAGAGTTTATCTCATCACGTTTCAGCCCCGCAGACCAACAAACAGCAAGAAACTCATCCTCTTACTGTAGAAAAACATATTAGTGAGAACGCTCCAGCTGGACTTGAGGACAATGAGGCTAAATTGGGGACTGAAGCTGCAGCGGCAGCCGAGAAGGCTCCGAGCAAACCAcatggcaaaaagaaaaagaaaaacggtCAGAGCACAGCAGCTCCGAATAACGTAGGAGAGTCACCGGTTGACGAAGATAATGGAGCCAAACCAAAGACTGCAAAAGGAAGGATTGATATGTTCGAGGCCAAGCTGGGTAACAAAGTGGAGAAAGCTCCTAAGGGCATTGGTCATTCAGATGGTGCTTTGAAAAAGTCCCAGCAACTGGAGGCTAAAGCTTCCCAGGGTGAACGACCTCCGCATCTTGCAGAGAATAAAGACCGTCAGCCCAAGAAGTTCACCAGCCCTCTGAAAGATGACGTTATTAAAAGACGACGCCTGTCAGAGGATAAGTTTGGGAAGTTTGTTAGTGCTTTGGAGTCTAAACTACCAAAGCCAGATGTTTATATCAAAGCAAAGGCAGAGGAACCCAAGGCTGATGCTGACGCAACTCGTAAAAAGGCATACAGTGAAGTGGTCAAACAGAAGATCACTCCGAAGGAAGGTTAGAGATTTCTCAATTTTCTTTTGCATGCTATGACACATTTCCAACACAAGACCAGTATGGCATAATACCCCCATTCCTCACCTCATATGTCTGCAGAGCCCAAGGTGGTGCAGCCCATCCAGACAGTGTCAGTGAGCGGGGACCCACAGAGTCTGTGCCTGTGGTGTCAGTTTTCAGCCGTCTTCTCCGACTACACTGTCACCTGGAGCAGAGAGGGCGCCGTCCTTGCTGAGATCAAGAGAAGGTACTGTAGGTttcataaaacatgatttttaaaaagttgtttcaCAGAACAGCTGAAGCTACAACCAATcagttaatattttaaataaccaGATTATCTTTGATAACTAGTTGGATTTAGTCTCAGTGAAACTATGACGGGCCACAGCCTTTTCTGTCTCTATCCCCACTGGCCTTACGTAGAAAGACCTGATCATCATTAACACCATTTAAGTTTCCAATGTGTTCATATGAATCAATTGTAGTATTTTTTGTACAACTGAACTATTAATGTTTAGGACCTCTACCTTCTACATCTGTCTATAGCTGTACCTTCGCTCGTATGATACTCTAGTCTACGTCAACAATTTCTCCTGAAGGGAAACATTTCAAgctgacacattttaaattcccAGCGTACTAAGGATCCTGGATTGCCATAATGTGTAGGATTAAATGTCAAAGTATATCAGGCTCTTGGTTTTGTGGAGATTTCTGTGGATTTATTCGTACTGTGACACCACACCACTCTCTGAAGTGCAGGGGATGAGAGCAGAGTGTCCCTCACCATCTCCAACGCTTCCCACAAAGACTTGGGCAAGTACCAGTGTCGGCTCAGCAGCTTGCACGGATCGGTCACTCTGGACTACCTGCTAACATACGAAGGTAAAAATGTGATTGCCAGCGATAAGAATAAGCATTTAATGTGTGTTAAACTTAATTTGAGGTGACATGTAACCCTGCATTTCTTCACAGTGCTCTGTGAGATCGTCATTCCTCCATCTCCAAAGACAGCCTCATGTGAGTTGTGATTCCAGAACAAAGAATTTAAAGGATTCTCTACAGTTTTGTCCAAGAGTTTGAAGTATTGTCTTTTTTCCCCAGCTGCTCCTGTAGACATGGGGAGCGAAGAGGAGGATGCCCGCTGTTGCAGGCTGATATTCAAGGAGGATTTCCTATCTGACCAATCCTTTGGGGACAACCATCCCCTCAGCATCATCACTGAGAAGGTCCACTTTGGGGAGGGAATGCACCGGCGGGCTTTCCGGACCAAGCTGCGGACCGGTCAGAAGCCTCTTCTGCTGCCGGGACACTCTTGTGTGCTCAAAGTTCACAACGCCATCAGCTACGGGACCAAGAACAACGACGAGCTCATTGAGAAGAACTTCACCTTGGCTGTGGAGGTAAGAACATCACAGTAAACATGTCTTattctttatattatatatgattaTATTTTGAGCACTTTTGATACGATGTGTCACTTTACATGGAACCGTGCATTTTatttctgcatcaaaataaTGTATTGAGAGCGAAAtagttaaagtaaaacaaaattacaatatcgCATCCCCTTATTAGTTTGAAAAGCATGAGACTAtgattttttgtttaaaaaaaagcaaaaagtaaGAATTACCCcattatttgagaaaataaaaattgtacACTAAAAGCACTGATGCACTGTTATGAAATTCTTAaagcattttcctttttatccACAATTCATTATTatgtaataaattatttatcatCTTAAAATCTTTCTATTAGAATGTAAACTCAGATAAAAGGAAATATTATGATATTTTATgaaaattattataaaatctACTCATTTGCAATATATACTAATAATTGTCATCATGTGCATTGATTTTCTAATGTAATTTGAATGTAGATGTAATGTGGATTCTCTGCTCTGCAGGAGTGTCAGGTCCAGAACACAGCAAGAGAGTACATCAAGGCGtacactgctgcagctcagtctgcTGAAGCCTTCGGCGAAGTCCCAGAGTGAGTGATGTCTGTAGAAGTGTAAACTCCGTGTACGACACAACTCTCTCTTTTAGCTCACACTACTTTGTTTCACGCTCCCACCAGGATCATCCCCATCTACCTGGTTCACCGTCCATCTAACAACATCCCCTACGCGACGCTGGAGGAGATGCTGATCGGCGACTTCGTCAAGTATTCAGTCAAGGACGGCAAAGAGATCAACCTGACGAGGCGCGACTCGGAGGCCGGACAGAAATGCTGCGCTTTCCAGCACTGGGTCTACCACAACACCGGCGGCAACCTGCTGGTTACTGACATGCAAGGTCGGGAGGATGGAGAAAGTTTGgaaatgcaaaataaacacGTTCAAAAAGTGGTTCTATCTGCAAATTATAATGTAGGATCCTAGATATTAATCcaatttttgtgttttcaggagtCGGCATGAGGCTCACGGATGTGGGCATAGCCACCTGTAAGAAAGGGTGAGTATGTCCTTTGAGAACGAGGGCAGCTCTGAGCGATACAAGAATAATTGAATCTTGCAaactgatgtgtttatttatttattttcagataCAAGGGCTTTAAAGGAAACTGCTCCACCTCCTTCATCGACCAGTTCAAGGCTTTGCACCAGTGCAACACGTACTGTGAGATCCTGGGCCTCAAATCCCTGCAGCCTAAAGCCAAAAAGCCAGCGTATGCTCCGAAACCCAAACCCCAACCCCCGGCCGCGCCCAAGAAGAAAACGTTTGGGCCCACACTGAAGGGGAAGTCGTAACCAGAGGGGAACTCTTTGGTCTAAGAGTTTTGGTTATTGATTGGTATCATGGGGTAAAGCTGGTTTTAAGGAGGCGATGGAGATGACTGGTCATATAAGAGATTATTTCATCTCATGTTGAACATTTGAGAtgtatatgaaatatatatttttatttcgaTGAAGAGTTTGTATGAGAGTTTGTGCACTGTAGTTATAACAAATTTCTCAAGTTCTGGGAAAACTGT
Coding sequences within:
- the alpk2 gene encoding alpha-protein kinase 2, whose product is MDVSLPDSQTRGLDSISLLHSPALNTLSAGETGTEAAPELSDPADKSSEALTNVYACLPHEKSADSDCLKLSSCSYNVSDCLSLRSEPVPTDDDLRVQAYFGSSETALPLLPHLPHDLNSPPTETFSEFYIEQASSLACPLIQDNTPPQVRSHVSEGLMEPSASEPLTRLSFSCEHIQDAFLLSSSSPHSDSSEGDAAVAPVSDLYIFESETQNLILDPNVYPHEIICPDFEASSQIEEKRTSNVCDSADVLSSTEEQAIVDYESDVGHYAGLRPPAADDCKASLMSVNDVRQWTAGVTGLTPEARRSGSPVELWLDACQYLAGEDTEDVVDRKSHSVIQEGLTVTGDFCFLPGETQESGYNLEGSEVIGWSSEDTRGWGPPVKRWSSVDSWATALSDWTGIITASPDDITTAFTEIGAEIQALTQALAEVNTDSDTEASAQAQFQPNMGIQDQLLEAHNTQESSILFGRGCLSEAAGPELRDRVGSQSAEPLCDFTATTQGAEETEEIQGNHTEPFLSFHSSTGSSSAMLAIDVTAVPLILGSASSTHLDLSQCGRCVNSLETELFISNEDPVILNITEETDLEGADAIKEPSGDGLYEVTHESSISQSHSLVEQYAERICGPSKVNRGGAGSNFLTTRSLTNLHVPGVDRQPGLHVHTHVSPDISPDLDRTCQVAQQGGSPKFIIPLAPLSSSSSLVCRKGSGLEGDQICAQSFLDDNRDLSCDHVQPYVVWQTLHGITGKLSSDGYEERIHKQEHTINFAEKSSPEGQLDLQPCNTSEFFFTERKTIIEEIDDLSRELSNLAVVPADHFVISEKNCVAVITLDFNDPFVSRPIKTVATAVPSEKPELNQKTAEKMPHKSQKHTSEGKTRSKKDKSAGHHHGAQASNKQESLSHHVSAPQTNKQQETHPLTVEKHISENAPAGLEDNEAKLGTEAAAAAEKAPSKPHGKKKKKNGQSTAAPNNVGESPVDEDNGAKPKTAKGRIDMFEAKLGNKVEKAPKGIGHSDGALKKSQQLEAKASQGERPPHLAENKDRQPKKFTSPLKDDVIKRRRLSEDKFGKFVSALESKLPKPDVYIKAKAEEPKADADATRKKAYSEVVKQKITPKEEPKVVQPIQTVSVSGDPQSLCLWCQFSAVFSDYTVTWSREGAVLAEIKRSAGDESRVSLTISNASHKDLGKYQCRLSSLHGSVTLDYLLTYEVLCEIVIPPSPKTASSAPVDMGSEEEDARCCRLIFKEDFLSDQSFGDNHPLSIITEKVHFGEGMHRRAFRTKLRTGQKPLLLPGHSCVLKVHNAISYGTKNNDELIEKNFTLAVEECQVQNTAREYIKAYTAAAQSAEAFGEVPEIIPIYLVHRPSNNIPYATLEEMLIGDFVKYSVKDGKEINLTRRDSEAGQKCCAFQHWVYHNTGGNLLVTDMQGVGMRLTDVGIATCKKGYKGFKGNCSTSFIDQFKALHQCNTYCEILGLKSLQPKAKKPAYAPKPKPQPPAAPKKKTFGPTLKGKS